One region of Mesoplasma sp. JKS002658 genomic DNA includes:
- the dnaB gene encoding replicative DNA helicase — MIDEKANLEILNEAEQNVLAIALKSPNALPDILINLSHDDFFSGAHKLIFQAIEELQITNQEISEINVADYLEGKGRLAKAGNTSYLFMIAAKYYSDENVDSYIKIVHEQSAERQLKGLINEVSNLTKTSTNMREVLETAQNQLLEIDFDLKTNDTTKIGDSAQVVLTKLRKLASSKEKLTGITTGFAELDRVTAGLQAQDFIILAARPSMGKTAFALNLAYNAASDPKQKQRNGVVIFSLEMPGEQLTQRILSLMTEVEGDKLRHGQGIKKEEWTELGVAKDTLDHTRIFIDDTPGINVQQIQSKLHKLKRDENINLCIIDYLQLVTTPGSSGNDRQNEISTISRQLKRIARDLGITIICLSQLSRSVEKREDKRPIMSDLRDSGAIEQDADIIMFLYRPDYYVHDDGSMPSEVSPTQLVIAKHRNGATKDIELSFLKRYGKFIDA, encoded by the coding sequence ATGATTGATGAAAAAGCTAATCTGGAGATTTTAAATGAAGCTGAACAAAATGTTTTAGCAATTGCGTTAAAGTCTCCCAATGCTTTACCAGATATTTTGATTAATCTTAGTCATGATGACTTTTTTTCAGGAGCTCATAAGTTGATTTTTCAAGCAATTGAAGAATTACAGATTACTAATCAAGAAATCTCAGAAATTAATGTTGCTGACTATTTAGAAGGTAAGGGAAGGTTAGCAAAGGCAGGGAATACTTCTTATCTCTTTATGATTGCTGCGAAGTATTATTCTGATGAAAATGTTGATAGTTATATTAAAATTGTTCACGAACAAAGTGCTGAACGTCAGTTGAAAGGTTTAATTAACGAAGTTTCTAACCTGACTAAAACATCAACTAATATGCGTGAGGTTTTAGAAACAGCGCAAAACCAGTTATTAGAAATTGACTTTGACTTAAAAACCAATGATACAACTAAAATTGGTGATAGTGCCCAGGTGGTGTTAACTAAGTTAAGAAAGTTAGCTTCTTCAAAAGAAAAGTTAACAGGAATTACTACTGGATTTGCTGAGTTGGACCGGGTTACTGCAGGATTACAAGCTCAAGATTTCATTATTTTGGCTGCTAGACCAAGTATGGGAAAAACCGCCTTTGCCTTAAACCTTGCTTATAATGCCGCAAGTGATCCTAAACAAAAACAGAGAAATGGGGTAGTCATTTTTTCTTTAGAAATGCCTGGCGAACAGTTAACCCAACGGATCTTATCCCTAATGACAGAGGTTGAAGGTGATAAGTTACGACATGGTCAAGGAATTAAAAAAGAAGAATGAACCGAATTGGGAGTGGCTAAAGACACGCTTGATCACACTAGAATTTTTATTGATGATACACCAGGGATTAATGTTCAACAAATTCAGTCTAAACTGCATAAGTTAAAACGTGATGAAAACATCAACTTGTGTATTATTGATTACTTGCAATTGGTGACAACACCAGGATCAAGTGGCAACGACCGTCAAAACGAAATTTCAACGATTTCGCGTCAGTTGAAACGGATTGCTCGGGATTTGGGAATAACAATTATTTGTCTTTCCCAATTAAGTCGAAGTGTTGAAAAACGGGAAGACAAACGTCCGATTATGTCTGATTTACGAGATTCAGGAGCGATTGAACAAGATGCTGATATTATCATGTTTTTATATCGTCCTGACTATTATGTCCATGATGATGGGTCGATGCCAAGTGAGGTTTCGCCAACTCAATTAGTAATTGCTAAGCATCGGAACGGAGCTACAAAAGATATTGAACTATCTTTTTTAAAGCGATACGGAAAATTTATCGATGCTTAA
- the rplI gene encoding 50S ribosomal protein L9, whose product MKVIFLKDVKGQGLKDEVKVVSDGYALNYLFPNHLAMQATLGATKSLNTKKQIQGEENQLATAEMKQLKQKIEELKPVFQLDIIQDKAQGSITAKEVVNYLKVEEGIEISTKQLKNFNNLKEAGTFKVEINLEMGVKATLVVRVEKKDKKK is encoded by the coding sequence ATGAAGGTAATTTTTTTAAAAGATGTAAAGGGGCAAGGATTAAAAGATGAAGTTAAAGTCGTAAGCGATGGGTACGCTTTGAACTACTTGTTTCCCAATCATTTAGCGATGCAAGCCACTCTTGGAGCAACAAAATCTCTAAATACAAAAAAACAAATTCAGGGTGAAGAAAACCAGTTAGCTACTGCAGAAATGAAACAACTAAAACAAAAAATTGAAGAACTAAAACCAGTTTTTCAACTTGATATTATCCAAGATAAGGCCCAGGGATCAATTACTGCTAAAGAAGTTGTGAATTATTTAAAGGTTGAAGAAGGAATTGAAATCTCTACTAAACAATTGAAAAACTTTAATAATTTGAAAGAAGCAGGTACTTTTAAAGTGGAGATTAACCTAGAGATGGGTGTGAAAGCAACACTTGTTGTTCGAGTAGAAAAAAAAGATAAAAAGAAATAG